A single genomic interval of Rosistilla ulvae harbors:
- a CDS encoding TadE/TadG family type IV pilus assembly protein, with translation MQYKTGPIGRRSRKPKRDHRARGPIRLGAAVAELAFCLPVFTVVTFGFIDVTNYIYFKQTLKVAAYEGIRAAADVGAVSADVNGAIDRMLTAREIEGWTLTPPANLTTAKRGDLLQLELTVPISELAHFSSFNLLADRNVTVSVTAVKE, from the coding sequence ATGCAATACAAAACAGGTCCGATCGGCCGTCGAAGCCGAAAGCCGAAACGGGATCACCGGGCACGCGGTCCCATACGTTTGGGGGCGGCCGTTGCTGAACTCGCATTCTGTTTGCCGGTGTTCACTGTCGTAACATTCGGATTTATCGACGTCACCAACTACATCTACTTCAAACAAACACTGAAGGTCGCCGCGTATGAGGGCATCCGCGCTGCTGCCGACGTGGGTGCGGTCAGTGCGGACGTCAATGGCGCCATTGATCGAATGCTGACCGCTCGTGAGATCGAAGGTTGGACGCTGACGCCTCCCGCCAATCTAACAACGGCCAAGAGAGGCGATCTGTTGCAGCTTGAACTGACAGTTCCGATCTCCGAACTGGCCCATTTCTCGTCTTTCAATCTGCTTGCCGATCGAAATGTCACCGTGTCGGTAACTGCTGTCAAAGAGTAG
- a CDS encoding DUF1559 family PulG-like putative transporter, which translates to MNTVTIPCERQRLARGFTLVELLVVIAIIGILVGLLLPAVQAAREAARRMQCSNNLKQIGLALHNYHDTYQCFPAGFNYRGSAYNYQPEWGWGVAILPFVEQQPMYDALQSTTRTLNQVLNAAATNPSPERTLVQTTLDFYRCPSDTGPDIADSEMPNFGTFTNPRVALSNYVGNAGWQDQPAGADKVRGMFFGNSFLKFAHVLDGSSNTIFVSERDYKRTHAASWLGVGNNNLGSSNHATLKTLFRGYFNINYDYATLNSGNTGKGWGSLHPGGLQVLMVDASTHFLSETVERESSVAGQIGVLNAMLWRDDGQPFKSPF; encoded by the coding sequence ATGAACACAGTTACCATTCCCTGTGAGCGTCAAAGGCTCGCCCGTGGTTTCACTTTGGTGGAACTGCTTGTCGTCATCGCGATTATTGGAATTTTGGTTGGTCTTTTGCTTCCTGCGGTTCAAGCAGCGCGCGAGGCGGCGCGGCGGATGCAGTGCAGCAACAACCTGAAGCAGATTGGTCTTGCGCTCCACAATTACCACGACACGTACCAATGTTTTCCAGCAGGATTCAACTATCGTGGTTCCGCCTACAACTACCAACCAGAGTGGGGCTGGGGCGTTGCGATCCTACCGTTTGTTGAACAGCAACCGATGTATGACGCATTGCAGTCGACAACACGCACGCTAAATCAAGTTCTCAACGCAGCGGCCACCAATCCAAGTCCTGAACGGACGCTTGTCCAGACGACGTTGGACTTCTACCGCTGCCCGTCCGACACCGGTCCGGATATTGCAGATAGCGAAATGCCCAATTTTGGGACTTTCACCAACCCGCGAGTAGCGCTTTCAAACTATGTAGGAAATGCTGGTTGGCAAGATCAGCCCGCCGGAGCAGATAAAGTCCGAGGGATGTTTTTTGGAAACAGTTTTCTTAAGTTCGCCCATGTACTCGATGGCAGTTCGAACACGATCTTTGTTTCGGAACGAGACTACAAAAGGACCCACGCTGCATCTTGGCTGGGGGTTGGGAACAACAATTTGGGGTCCTCGAACCATGCTACGTTGAAGACCTTGTTTCGTGGCTACTTCAACATCAATTACGATTACGCGACCTTGAATAGCGGCAACACGGGCAAGGGCTGGGGGAGCCTTCATCCCGGCGGCCTACAAGTGTTGATGGTCGATGCTTCGACCCACTTTCTATCGGAAACGGTCGAGCGTGAGTCGTCGGTCGCTGGCCAAATTGGTGTTTTGAATGCAATGCTCTGGCGAGACGATGGGCAGCCCTTCAAATCGCCTTTCTAA
- a CDS encoding DUF3500 domain-containing protein has translation MHRTITRFVLPVGLLGLVILAAIAQPPGFDREISEAFRGIFPGAKPEPGLFPIESTGVSTRPVMEAADAFLGTLSEPQRARTTFPVDDIEWRKWANQHSYKRQGVSFEEMNETQRTAAFDMLQAGLSAKGLKKTQDIMKLNETLAELSGKFDEYGQWLYYITIMGEPSQTQPWGWQLDGHHLVINYFVLGDQVVMSPVFMGSEPIRADSGKFKGTVVMQDEQDKGYTFMQSLDPQQRTEAVLSSQKGGTNNLAEAFHDNIDLDYAGIPGKKLNEKQRQLLLELIAEYVGNMADGHAKVKMSEVEKHLDRTCFAWIGETDPEGVFYYRVHSPVILIEFDHQRRIAPQRGRIPVREHIHTVVRTPNGNDYGKDLLRQHYEKHDHSHPHEPAKPTK, from the coding sequence ATGCATCGAACGATCACTCGTTTTGTTCTGCCCGTCGGTCTCTTGGGCTTGGTGATCCTTGCCGCCATCGCCCAACCGCCAGGATTCGACCGCGAGATCTCCGAAGCGTTTCGGGGGATCTTTCCGGGGGCGAAGCCGGAACCGGGACTGTTCCCGATCGAATCGACAGGCGTTTCGACGCGGCCGGTGATGGAAGCTGCCGATGCGTTTCTTGGCACGTTGAGCGAACCGCAACGTGCGCGGACGACGTTCCCGGTCGACGATATCGAGTGGCGGAAATGGGCGAACCAACATTCGTACAAGCGGCAAGGCGTCAGCTTTGAAGAGATGAACGAAACGCAGCGCACAGCCGCCTTCGACATGCTGCAAGCCGGCTTGAGTGCCAAGGGACTGAAGAAGACTCAGGACATCATGAAGCTGAACGAGACGCTCGCCGAGCTCTCGGGCAAGTTCGACGAATACGGGCAATGGTTGTACTACATCACGATCATGGGCGAACCGTCGCAGACCCAGCCTTGGGGCTGGCAGCTGGATGGCCATCACTTGGTGATCAACTATTTTGTGTTGGGAGATCAGGTTGTGATGTCGCCGGTCTTCATGGGCAGCGAACCGATCCGCGCCGATTCGGGCAAGTTCAAGGGAACCGTTGTCATGCAGGACGAACAGGATAAGGGCTATACGTTCATGCAATCCTTGGATCCGCAGCAGCGAACCGAAGCGGTGCTGTCGAGTCAAAAAGGAGGAACCAACAACCTCGCCGAAGCGTTTCACGACAACATCGATCTCGATTACGCGGGCATCCCGGGAAAGAAGTTGAACGAAAAACAACGGCAACTGTTGCTGGAACTTATCGCGGAATACGTCGGCAACATGGCCGATGGTCACGCCAAGGTGAAGATGTCCGAAGTCGAAAAGCACCTGGATCGGACCTGTTTCGCTTGGATCGGAGAAACCGATCCCGAAGGCGTTTTCTATTACCGTGTCCACAGCCCGGTGATCCTTATCGAATTCGATCACCAACGCCGGATCGCTCCGCAACGTGGGCGAATTCCTGTGCGAGAGCACATCCATACCGTCGTCCGAACGCCTAACGGCAACGACTACGGCAAGGATCTTCTGCGGCAGCACTACGAAAAGCACGACCATTCGCATCCTCACGAGCCAGCGAAACCGACAAAGTAG